In the genome of Methylophaga nitratireducenticrescens, one region contains:
- a CDS encoding ABC transporter permease, which translates to MNWYAIKAIYLSELHRSWRTPLQSIASPVLSTSLYFIVFGSAIGSAMTEIGGVSYGAFIIPGLIMLMVLTESTSNASFGIYMPKWSGAIYEVLSAPVSAFEIVVGYVGAAATKSIILAMLILLTAKLFVDYSILHPLWMMLFLVLTCVTFSMLGFILGVVADGFEKLQVIPLMVVTPLAFLGGTFYSISMLPEFWQKVTLFNPVVYLVSGFRWSFYGTADVSMTLSLVMISAFLIMFMVFIWWIFKTGYKVKV; encoded by the coding sequence ATGAATTGGTATGCGATTAAAGCCATTTATTTATCCGAACTTCACCGCAGCTGGCGGACACCATTGCAAAGTATTGCTTCGCCGGTGTTATCTACCTCGCTTTATTTCATCGTATTTGGTTCAGCAATTGGTTCAGCAATGACCGAAATCGGCGGCGTGAGTTATGGCGCTTTTATTATTCCGGGCTTGATCATGTTGATGGTGTTAACCGAATCAACCTCAAATGCGTCATTTGGCATTTATATGCCCAAGTGGTCCGGCGCTATTTACGAAGTGTTGTCCGCACCCGTGTCGGCATTTGAAATTGTAGTCGGCTATGTCGGTGCGGCGGCGACCAAATCGATTATTCTGGCAATGTTAATTTTGCTCACCGCCAAATTATTTGTGGATTATTCGATTCTGCATCCGTTGTGGATGATGCTATTTCTTGTATTGACCTGCGTTACCTTCAGTATGTTGGGCTTTATCCTGGGCGTTGTGGCCGATGGTTTTGAAAAATTACAGGTTATTCCGTTGATGGTGGTCACACCGCTGGCCTTTTTGGGCGGTACATTTTATTCAATCAGTATGTTGCCGGAGTTCTGGCAGAAAGTGACCTTATTTAATCCTGTGGTCTATCTGGTCAGCGGATTTCGCTGGAGTTTTTATGGCACGGCAGATGTAAGCATGACGTTGAGCCTGGTGATGATTTCCGCTTTTCTGATTATGTTTATGGTGTTTATCTGGTGGATTTTTAAAACCGGTTATAAGGTAAAAGTCTAA
- a CDS encoding ABC transporter ATP-binding protein produces the protein MENHIIDVRNLSKKYPSGFHALKQVNLQIKRGEIFALLGPNGAGKTTLISIICGLVNVDEGQVLVGGYDVVKDYRQARKQIGLVPQELAIDVFAFVWNTMVFSRGVFGKPRDDAYLEEILKALSLWDKRHAKIQFLSGGMKRRVLIAKALAHEPEVLFLDEPTAGVDVELRRDMWRLVEKLRQRGTTIILTTHYIEEAEEIADRIGIINHGEILLVENKQDLMKKLGRKQLILQLHQPITQLPEELKAFVMEISEDGKTLTYDYVDNQPTNHVTEVLAAIHRSGIELNDVQTKQSTLEQIFVSLVEDSK, from the coding sequence ATGGAAAATCACATCATTGATGTGCGCAATCTGAGTAAAAAATATCCTTCCGGATTTCATGCTTTAAAGCAGGTCAATCTGCAAATCAAACGTGGTGAAATATTTGCCCTGTTAGGCCCGAATGGCGCAGGTAAAACCACCCTGATCAGCATTATTTGTGGCCTGGTCAATGTGGACGAAGGGCAAGTGTTGGTTGGCGGTTATGACGTGGTCAAAGACTATCGGCAAGCCCGCAAACAAATTGGTTTGGTGCCACAAGAATTAGCCATAGATGTGTTTGCCTTTGTCTGGAATACCATGGTGTTCAGTCGTGGCGTGTTTGGCAAGCCGCGCGATGACGCCTATCTGGAAGAGATTCTCAAGGCTTTGTCTTTATGGGATAAACGCCATGCCAAAATTCAATTTCTTTCCGGCGGCATGAAACGTCGTGTGTTGATTGCCAAAGCTCTGGCACATGAGCCGGAAGTGTTATTTCTCGATGAACCGACCGCTGGTGTGGATGTTGAATTACGTCGTGATATGTGGCGTCTGGTGGAAAAGTTACGCCAGCGAGGCACCACTATTATCCTTACTACGCATTACATTGAAGAAGCCGAAGAAATCGCCGATCGGATTGGCATCATTAATCATGGTGAGATTCTGCTGGTGGAAAACAAGCAGGATTTAATGAAAAAACTGGGCCGAAAGCAACTTATTCTGCAGTTACACCAACCGATTACACAGCTACCCGAAGAACTGAAAGCCTTTGTGATGGAGATTTCTGAGGATGGTAAAACCTTGACCTATGACTATGTTGATAATCAACCAACTAATCATGTGACGGAGGTGCTGGCGGCGATTCATCGTTCTGGTATTGAGCTGAATGATGTGCAAACCAAACAAAGCACGCTGGAACAAATCTTTGTCAGTCTGGTGGAGGATTCAAAATGA